GGCGCGGATGCGCGCGGCGGCGGCGCGGTCGAGCACGTCTTGCAGTGTCCCGTCCGCACCCGGCGCGGGCGCGGACCGCTCCTCGAGCAGCAGGTCCTCCGGCGCGATCGTGTTGCCCCGCGCGAGCACGACCGCGCGCTCGACGGCGTTCTCCAGCTCGCGCACGTTCCCGGGCCAGTCGTGCGCGGCCAGCACCTCCTCGGCCTCGGGCGAGAACGCGAGCCGCCGGCCCGCCTCGGCGGCATGGTGGGCGAGGAAGTGACGGGCGAGCGGCACGACATCTTCGCGTCGCGCCCGCAGCGGCAGGAGCTGGATCGGGATCACGTTCAGGCGGAAGTAGAGGTCCTCGCGGAAGCGGCCGGCCGCGATCTCGTCGCGCAGGACGCGGTTGGTCGCCGCGACGACGCGCACGTCGACCGCGCGCGCCGCGCCGCCGCCGACGCGCAGGACCTCGCCCTCCTGCAGCACGCGCAGGAGCTTCACCTGGATGTCGGGCGCGATCTCGGCGATCTCGTCGAGGAAGAGCGTGCCGCCGTGGGCGCGCTCGAAGCAGCCGGCGCGCGCCGCGATGGCGCCCGTGAACGCGCCCTTCTCGTGGCCGAAGAGCTCGCTCTCGAGGACGCCCTCGGCGAAGGCCTTCACGTTGACGGCGACGAACGGGCGGCCGACGCGGTCGCTCCAGTAGTGGAGCAGGCGGGCAACGAGCTCCTTGCCCGTGCCGCTCTCGCCCTGGATCAGCACCGTGGCGCGGCTCGGCGCCACGCGGCGGACGAGCGCCAGGAGCTCGCGGCTCCCCGAGCTCTCGGCGACCACCGCCTCGGGCGCGTAGCGGCTGGCCACCTCCTGGCGGAGCCAGCGGTTCTCGCGCTCGAGGCGGGTCAGCTCGAGCGCCCGCCCGACCGTGGCGCGCAGCTCGTCGTTGTCGAACGGCTTGGTCACGTAGTCGAAGGCGCCCTCGCGCATGGCCGCGACCGCGGAGGGGACGGTGCCGTGCGCGGTGACGAGGATCACGGGCAGGCCCGGCCGGCGCGCGTGCAGCCGGCGGAGAAGCTCGATGCCGTCCATGTGGGGCATCTTCCAATCCGTCACCACCACGTCGGCGCCGTGCTCCTCGAGGGCCGCGAGCGCCGCCTCGCCGCCTGCGCACGTCTCGCACTGGTGCCCGGCGCGGCGCAGCGCCGCAGCGATCACCTCCGCCATGCGCGCCTCGTCGTCGACGATGAGGACGCGCGCGCTCATGCCGCGGCCGGGAGGCGCAGCGTGAAGCGCGCCCCGCCGCCCGTCCGCTCGCCGACCTCGATCCGCCCGCCGTGCGCCTCGACGATCTGGCGCGCGACGGCGAGGCCCAGGCCCGTCCCGCGCGGGCGCGTGGTGAAGAAAGGCTCGAAGATGCGGGCGCGCAGCTCGGGCGGCACGCCGGGGCCGGAGTCGGCGACTGCGATCTCGACCGCGCCGTCGGCCGCCGCGGCCGCGAGCGCCACCTCGCCGCCGCTCGGCGCCGCCTCGGCCGCGTTGGCGAGGAGCCCGAGGAGCACCTGGCAGATGAGATCGCCGTCGGCGCGCACCTCGGGCAGCAGCGGGGGCTCGTCGCGCCGCACGCGCAGCGCCTTGCCGTCGAGTTCCTCGCGCACGAGGAGAAGCGCGCGGTCGAAGAGCTCGTGCACCGACACGGGCCGCGCCTCGACGCGCAGCGGGCGCGCGAAGGCGAGGAGCGAGTCGACGACGTTCCCCAGGCGGTCGATCTCGGCCGTGATGAAGGAGTAGGCCCGGCGCGATTCCTCGTCGTCGCGGGGCAGCGACTCGGCGAGGCCCTGCGCTGCCGAGCGGATGACGGCGAGCGGGCTCCGCACCTCGTGCGCCACGGCGGCGGCGAGCTGACCGAGCGCGGCGAGCTTCTCGGTCTGGGCGAGGCGGGCGCGGGTGGCGGCGATCGCCTCGGTCTGCGCGCGGATCACCTCGGCCTGGCGGCGGTCGCGACGGCGCCCCTCGACGACGTAGCCGGCGAGGAAGCCAAGGAGGGCGAACGAGGAGCCGAACCATACGCCCACCAGCAGCGGGCTGACGTCATGGCCGTTCATCTCGAAGCGCACGCCGAGGGCGGAGATCGTCAGCGTGTCGAGCACCGCCAGGACGATCCCGGCGGCGGCTCCCCACCAGCGTGCCCGCACGAGCTTCATGTCCGGCGCCCTCGCAAGTCCCGGGCCGGATCGTTACGCACTCCGGAGCCCCATGGCAACGCCGGCCGATGGGGCGCGGGCGCAACGGGCGTGGCGACGGCGCCACACCGCGCGGTGCCCGCGGCTCGCCGGGGCGTGCGGCGCGCCCTGGCACGATCCGTGGAGCGTCACGCCGGCATGGACGCCGAGACCTTTCACGCACGCCGCCGCTTCGCCGAGACGCCATCCGGCCGCATCGCCTACGTCGAGCAGGGGAGGGGGCCGGCCGCGGTCTTCCTGCACGGGGTGCCGCTCAACGGCTTCCACTGGCGGCACGTCATCGACGCGGTCAGCGACATCCACCGCTGCATTGCGCTCGACCTGATGGGCCTCGGCTACACCGAGATCGCGCCCGACCAGGACGTCTCGTTCACCGCGCAGGCCCGCATGCTGGCCGAGCTCTGCGACGCGCTCGACCTGGGTCCGATCGACCTGGTCGGCAACGACAGCGGCGGCGGGATCGCGCAGCTCTTCGCCGCCCGGCACCCCGAACGGCTCCGCACGCTGACGCTCACCAACTGCGACACGCACGACAACTGGCCGCCGGAGGCGGTCAGGCCGATCATCGAGGCGGCCCGCAGCGGGGCGCTCATCGACGCCGCGCGCCTGATGCTCGCGGACCCGGGCTTCGCGCGCTCCCCCGCCGGCCTGGGCGTGGCCTACGCGGACCCGTCGGCCCCGACCGACGAGGCGGTGCGCGTGTACCTGGAGCCGCTGCTCGCCACGCCCGAGCGGATCGAGAGCATGCGGCGCTACTGGCTCTCGTTCGACTGCGCGCAGACGGTGGCGATCGAGCCGGCGCTCCGCCGGCTGCGGGTGCCGACGCTCGTCGTGTGGGCGCTCGCCGACGTGTTCTTCGACGTGCGCTGGGCGCACTGGCTCGGCGCGACGATCCCCGGCGTGACGCGCGTGGTCGAGGTGCCCGAGGCGAAGCTCTTCTTCCCCGAGGATCGGCCCGAGGCGCTGGTCGGGCCGCTCCGCGAGCTGTGGACCAACCCATCGCCAAGGAGGGAGTCATGAACGGAAAGCAGCTGGGATTGTCGCTCGTGCTTCTGGCGTTCGGCGGCTTCGAGGCCTGGGGCGTATACCAGGTGGGCTACGCCGGGGTCTTCGAGCAGGCGCTCGGCACGACCGGCGCTCTGCTCGGGTTCGTCGACCTGACCATCGCGCTCGGCCTGGTGACGCTCTGGATGTGGCAGGATGCGCGCGAGCGGGGCATCGAGTTCGTGCCCTACGTGATCCTCACCCTCACGCTCGGCAGCGTCGGGCCGCTCTGCTACCTGATCCGGCGCGAGAGCACGGCGCCGGCCCGGGCCCTCGGCGCGGCGGCACGGGCGAGCTGAGCTCGAGACAGGAGCGCCGTCCGATCCGCACGGTCTGGCTCCCGGCGACCTTACTCACGCGGGACCGCGGGCTGCCGCGCGTTTCGGGGATCAAGGCGCGCGTCGCGGTGCTGTAGCGCCCCTCACGCCGGCTCCTGCTGCGTCATGCAGTGGAGCGAGCCGAGCCCGAGCACCAGGTCGCCGGCATGGATGCCGACCACGCGCCGGCCGGGGAAGAGCTCGGCGAGCGTCTCGAGCGCCTGCCGGTCGCGCGGGTCGTTGAAGGTCGGGACCAGCACGGCCGCGTTCCCGACGAAGAAGTTCGCGTAGCTGGCCGGCAGGCGCTCGCCGTCGAAGAGGACGGGCGCGGGCATGGGCAGCTCCACGACCCGGAGCGGCGCCGCATCCTGGTCGGTCATGCGCGCCAGGCGCTCGCGGTTCTCGCGCAGCGGGTCGTAGTTCGGGTCGGTGGGGTCCTCTTCGCTCGCGACCACGACCGTGCGCGGGTCGACGAAGCGCGCGAGGTCGTCGACGTGGCCGTGGGTGTCGTCGCCCACGATGCCGCCGCCGAGCCAGAGGACCTTGCGCACGCCGAGGTAGTCGTGCAGCGCGCGCTCCAGCTCGGCGCGCTCCACCCCCGGGTTCCGCGCCTGCACCGGCGAGAGCAGGCACTCCTCGGTGGTGAGGAGCGTGCCGCGCCCGTTCACGTCGATGCTCCCACCCTCGAGGACGAGCCCCGGCTTCCACTGCCGGCGCCGGAGGAGCTTCGCCAGCCGGTCGGGGACGGCGGCGTCGCGCTTCCAGTTCGGGTACTTCGCCCAGCCGTTGAACTTCCAGTTGGTGAGCGCAACGTCGCCGTCGTTGCGCCGCACGAAGAGAGGGCAGAAGTCGCGCGTCCACGAGCGGTCGGTCGGCACGCGGAAGAAGTCGACGCGGCGCACGTCGACACCGCTGCGGGCCAGCACGCGCCGGGCGCTCCGCTCGCTCACCGCGTCGCCGACGAGGATGCGCACGCGCTCGCCCGGGACCAGGTGGCGCACGACCTCGGCGTACACCCACGGGATGGCGGCGAACTTGCCCGGCCAGTCGCTCCGCTCGTGGGGCCAGGCGAGCCAGGTGGCCGCATGCGGCTCCCACTCCGCCGGCATGCGGTAGCCGAGAGCGGCCGGCGTCGTCACCAGGACTCTGCCCTAGTCGAGCAGGCGCCGGGTGATCGCCGCGTAGGCGTCGATGCGGCGGTCGCGGAGGAAGGGCCAGTTACGCCGCACCTCCTCCTGGTGGGCGAGGTCGCACTCGACGATGAGGAGGTCCTCGGCGGTGCGCGAGGCTTCGGCGAGCACCACGCCGAAGGGATCGCTCACGAACGACGCGCCCCAGAACTCGAGGCCGCCGTCGGCCGGGCCCTCGTGCCCGACGCGGTTCACGGCCGCCACGTAGACGCCGTTGGCGATCGCGTGCGCGCGCTGCATGGTCTGCCAGGCGGACACCTGCGCCTCGCCGTGGTCGGCCTTCTCGCGCGGGTGCCAGCCGATGGCGGTCGGGTAGAAGAGGACGTCGGCGCCGGCCAGCGCGGTCAGGCGGGCCGCCTCCGGGTACCACTGGTCCCAGCACACGAGCGTGCCGATCCGCCCGGCGGCCGTGTCGAAGGCGCGGAAGCCGAGGTCGCCGGGCGTGAAGTAGAACTTCTCGTAGTAGAGCGGATCGTCCGGGATGTGCATCTTGCGGTAGAGGCCGCGCACGCTGCCGTCGGCGTCGAGCACGACCGCCGTGTTGTGGTAGACGCCCGCCGCGCGGCGCTCGAAGACCGATGCGATCACGACGGCGCGCGACTCCTGCGCCACCCGGCCGAGCGCGTCGGTCGTCGGGCCCGGCACCGGCTCGGCCAGGTCGAAGCCGGCGTGGTCCTCGCGCTGGCAGAAGTACTGCGAGCGGAACAGCTCCGGGAGACAGACGACCTGCGCGCCCTGGCGCGCGGCCTCCCGCACGCGCAGGGTCGCCGTCTCGAGGTTCGCGGCGGGATCGGGCGCGCAGCGCATCTGCACGAGACCGATGCGGAACTTCCGGGGTGCGGGCACGGCGCGAGGGTGCCGGTCCGGTCCCCGGCT
Above is a genomic segment from Deltaproteobacteria bacterium containing:
- a CDS encoding agmatine deiminase family protein; its protein translation is MPAEWEPHAATWLAWPHERSDWPGKFAAIPWVYAEVVRHLVPGERVRILVGDAVSERSARRVLARSGVDVRRVDFFRVPTDRSWTRDFCPLFVRRNDGDVALTNWKFNGWAKYPNWKRDAAVPDRLAKLLRRRQWKPGLVLEGGSIDVNGRGTLLTTEECLLSPVQARNPGVERAELERALHDYLGVRKVLWLGGGIVGDDTHGHVDDLARFVDPRTVVVASEEDPTDPNYDPLRENRERLARMTDQDAAPLRVVELPMPAPVLFDGERLPASYANFFVGNAAVLVPTFNDPRDRQALETLAELFPGRRVVGIHAGDLVLGLGSLHCMTQQEPA
- a CDS encoding carbon-nitrogen hydrolase, yielding MPAPRKFRIGLVQMRCAPDPAANLETATLRVREAARQGAQVVCLPELFRSQYFCQREDHAGFDLAEPVPGPTTDALGRVAQESRAVVIASVFERRAAGVYHNTAVVLDADGSVRGLYRKMHIPDDPLYYEKFYFTPGDLGFRAFDTAAGRIGTLVCWDQWYPEAARLTALAGADVLFYPTAIGWHPREKADHGEAQVSAWQTMQRAHAIANGVYVAAVNRVGHEGPADGGLEFWGASFVSDPFGVVLAEASRTAEDLLIVECDLAHQEEVRRNWPFLRDRRIDAYAAITRRLLD
- a CDS encoding DUF2834 domain-containing protein, which codes for MNGKQLGLSLVLLAFGGFEAWGVYQVGYAGVFEQALGTTGALLGFVDLTIALGLVTLWMWQDARERGIEFVPYVILTLTLGSVGPLCYLIRRESTAPARALGAAARAS
- a CDS encoding sigma-54-dependent Fis family transcriptional regulator, encoding MSARVLIVDDEARMAEVIAAALRRAGHQCETCAGGEAALAALEEHGADVVVTDWKMPHMDGIELLRRLHARRPGLPVILVTAHGTVPSAVAAMREGAFDYVTKPFDNDELRATVGRALELTRLERENRWLRQEVASRYAPEAVVAESSGSRELLALVRRVAPSRATVLIQGESGTGKELVARLLHYWSDRVGRPFVAVNVKAFAEGVLESELFGHEKGAFTGAIAARAGCFERAHGGTLFLDEIAEIAPDIQVKLLRVLQEGEVLRVGGGAARAVDVRVVAATNRVLRDEIAAGRFREDLYFRLNVIPIQLLPLRARREDVVPLARHFLAHHAAEAGRRLAFSPEAEEVLAAHDWPGNVRELENAVERAVVLARGNTIAPEDLLLEERSAPAPGADGTLQDVLDRAAAARIRAALDAVGGQRAEAARLLGIDRTTLYRMMKRLGL
- a CDS encoding alpha/beta fold hydrolase gives rise to the protein MDAETFHARRRFAETPSGRIAYVEQGRGPAAVFLHGVPLNGFHWRHVIDAVSDIHRCIALDLMGLGYTEIAPDQDVSFTAQARMLAELCDALDLGPIDLVGNDSGGGIAQLFAARHPERLRTLTLTNCDTHDNWPPEAVRPIIEAARSGALIDAARLMLADPGFARSPAGLGVAYADPSAPTDEAVRVYLEPLLATPERIESMRRYWLSFDCAQTVAIEPALRRLRVPTLVVWALADVFFDVRWAHWLGATIPGVTRVVEVPEAKLFFPEDRPEALVGPLRELWTNPSPRRES